GGATGATGTTCCTGATAGTGATGATGAATACGAAGATGAATACGTCGACTAAACACAAACTTATGACCAGCCAATTAAGTATAATCCCCAACCAGATGATATATTTTGGAACATGCCACGTTACTGTCGAACACCCAACCTGAAATGAAACCTAGATCAATGACAATATATGAAACCTCAGATCTAGTTAAATTGAATCAGACTTTCGAAAACAAGGAAGATTTTCTTATGCAATTACGTACAAAGCGTGTTACTGAAGGGTTCCAGATAAAACCAAAGTACTCAGACAAGTCAAGGTATACAGCTACATGCATATCACCAAATTGTTCATGGCAAATTACTGCTAGGTGTATACAAGATAGCAACAACTTTCAAGTACGGAAGTTGAATGATCTACACACGTGCTCaaatacccaaattcttccgaacaATAAGCATGCCACCAAGAAGGTCCTAGGTAATATACTGAAAGAGGTGATGAAACAAGAAGGTCGTGTCTATCGACCGAATGATATAAGGACTGATATGTCGGCGCGATTTAAAATAAGTCTATCATACCACCAAGCATGGAAAGCCAAATGTTACGCAATTGAGATGTTGAGGGGTAGTCTTGAAGATTCCTTTCAAATACTACCTAATTATCTATATAATCTTAGATTGTCTAACCCAGGTAGTGTAACCAACATTCGAACGGACAACAAAGGCAGATTTGTTATGAGTTACATGTCCATTGGTGCAGCGGTATGTTTAATGCTTTCTTTATTTACTTATTAATTCAACTCGTATTTAAAAATAATGTTTCAATACTTTAATATGCAGACACGTTCGTTTGTTAACTATGCACGACCAGTAATCATAGTCGATGGGGCTCATTTAAAAAGTCGTTACTTGGGGACTAACTTGATTGCTGTCGCTATGGATGCTAACAATGGAATCCTTCCATTAGCCTACGGTATTGGAGCAGGAGAGACCACCGATCATTGGACATGGTTTTTTGGTAATCTAAGAGACTCTCTACAGTCTTCGGGGTGTTGTATTGTTAATCTTAGAATTATATCTGACAGGGCACCTGCAATAGCTGCTGGCATATCAAAcgtatttccagaagtatttcatgCACTATGTGCTAGACATTTGTTGGGAAACCTCAAAAGTGTGTCTAAAAGGGTTAAAAGTTACGAGTGGCACTACTGGAAAATGTGCAAAGCGTATAGAAAATCTGATTTTGATCACCACTATGGTATACTAGCACGACGTATCCCAGACAGTGCACGTACACTCACTACTGTTGGGTTCAACAGATGGTCTAGACATCATGCAGATCGTGTTCGGTATGCTTACCTAACTTCTAATAGTGCAGAGTCAATGAACGCACTGTCAATTCATGCGAGGAAACTCCCGATTACAATGCTTCTTGAATTCTTTAGAGCTTCAGTTCAACAATGGTTTTGGGAACACCAAAACACTGCCGATGGTTTAACAACCCCTGTCACACCATATGCAGAGCGTAAGCTTGGTAAAAGAAATAGTAAGTCTATTAGTTGGACTGTCAAACCGATATCACAAGTTAAGTTTGAGGTATTGGATATGAAAAAAGGCGGTAAAGTCAATCTACAAGATAAAACTTGCACATGTAAACAATGGCAGTTTTCCGGTATACCCTGTGGACATGTAATGGCAGTAGCAAGGTATTTTGTCCTACGTAACGTTACTACACACGTTCAGAAGGATTTCCACACTGAAACGTACAAGTCGGCATACATGGAAGATATTAACCCGCTAGATCATATTTCTGAATGGATAGATCCAGGACACCTACAAACCGTCCTACCACCATTGGTTACAAAGCGACAATCGGGTAGACCGAAGAGTACTGCTCGTATACCGTCCCAAGGAGAGGACAAAGACAATTTCAAATCTAAAAGAAAATGCAGTCGTTGCTTGGAATATGGACATACTAGATCAACTTGCACCGCACATTATGATCTTTCTGAAGGTAAACAAAAGTCCAAGTGTAACTCAAAAACAAAGGCAAAGCCGAAGGGGTTGGTAAAGGGCAAGGGTAAAGGAAAACGTGAAGACTCATGCTCAACACAATTTGGCTCCACTTACAATTTGAGTGATGATTAGCTTCTTCTTTGTGTTTTAAATGTGTTTAACTGCCATGGATGATAGGTATGTGTGTTCGTATGTTTTCTAGCCGTTTAACTATCGTGTATGTGTTGTGTCTGTAACTTGTGTTATTTGTTGTGTAATCAATAAATGTAGtatgagataatatataatatttgttgtTCAAATTAAAGTTTATTTCACTAAATTGGATGGCAGACTACATTGGGACTCATGATGGTCGAATAGGGTTAGTCGACCCACTAATCGGTCGCCTACAACGCAAGGATGGTCGAATAGGGTTAGTCGACCCACTTATGGTTAACAAGTCGGTCGACCTTGCAGTCGACCACATCATTGAAGTAGTCGACCAACATCAATGAAGCATGTTGGTCGACTACCTTGAAAACTATAATGGTCGACCGGGTATAGGGGTAGTCGACCCAATGGGTGGTCGACTtaatggtgtaaatagacaatttttttcccgaaagtgtattttggaagaaaagttttttaaaaagtgtatttgGGCGAATTTCCCCTATTAAAATGCCCGTTATAAACCCCAATTCAGGCCCAAGTGTATTGATTTAATGAttttacattttattatttttaaccgagAAATCTATTTatttatacgtaatatatatgtggTTAGCCTGATGTTTATCTCCGATTTCAATTACAATATatgttcttttattattattactagttaaagacccgcgaattcgcgggttttatttaaaaagtctatCATTTTGAAGAACAATCATATGATGTTGAATAAAGGCATATATGTAATAGAAATCCAAATAGCTATAAACATGAACATAAACATGCCAACGATCTTTGTCTTATAGTTAGTATAGAGTGCATCTTGTCCAATACAGTGATCCGCAAATCACCTGCCTGTAAACGGTATATTAGTTTAGTAAATAGTATCCAGTATGTTTTGTATACAAATGTCATCGGTAGGTACGTGAAAACATATAGTTTTTAGGTTACCTGTTCATAATAGTCTTTGACCCGCAAATCATCGGTAGGTATGTTATTTGCTAGTCAAAGACCCGCGTCGCgggaattttttttaaaattttatagacGAATAATACATTCATGGAACGATATATGTACCTAATTATTTAGAAGTAATACAAAGATGACAATCACTATAGATGGCAATCACTTACGTACTTATAGAAAAGGTTAAGGCAACATAAGAACATAACATTATGGATTAAGTAGTTCAAAGTGGCTGAAATGCCTGTATTTGACAAACACATTACAAACCCGTTCTTTTATAATCATAATTGTTCTGTATTAATTATTCTTGTAATCATATTTTTGAATTTtacaattattaataaatttaaataatgtacggagtacaaaagaaGTATTTGAAGCTCACCAGTGTTGTTAACCCACTCATTTTGTCACCTCTATAATTGTAAATAAAA
This genomic stretch from Rutidosis leptorrhynchoides isolate AG116_Rl617_1_P2 chromosome 11, CSIRO_AGI_Rlap_v1, whole genome shotgun sequence harbors:
- the LOC139877262 gene encoding uncharacterized protein, whose amino-acid sequence is MTIYETSDLVKLNQTFENKEDFLMQLRTKRVTEGFQIKPKYSDKSRYTATCISPNCSWQITARCIQDSNNFQVRKLNDLHTCSNTQILPNNKHATKKVLGNILKEVMKQEGRVYRPNDIRTDMSARFKISLSYHQAWKAKCYAIEMLRGSLEDSFQILPNYLYNLRLSNPGSVTNIRTDNKGRFVMSYMSIGAATRSFVNYARPVIIVDGAHLKSRYLGTNLIAVAMDANNGILPLAYGIGAGETTDHWTWFFGNLRDSLQSSGCCIVNLRIISDRAPAIAAGISNVFPEVFHALCARHLLGNLKSVSKRVKSYEWHYWKMCKAYRKSDFDHHYGILARRIPDSARTLTTVGFNRWSRHHADRVRYAYLTSNSAESMNALSIHARKLPITMLLEFFRASVQQWFWEHQNTADGLTTPVTPYAERKLGKRNSKSISWTVKPISQVKFEVLDMKKGGKVNLQDKTCTCKQWQFSGIPCGHVMAVARYFVLRNVTTHVQKDFHTETYKSAYMEDINPLDHISEWIDPGHLQTVLPPLVTKRQSGRPKSTARIPSQGEDKDNFKSKRKCSRCLEYGHTRSTCTAHYDLSEGKQKSKCNSKTKAKPKGLVKGKGKGKREDSCSTQFGSTYNLSDD